In Rutidosis leptorrhynchoides isolate AG116_Rl617_1_P2 chromosome 6, CSIRO_AGI_Rlap_v1, whole genome shotgun sequence, the DNA window AATGTCCCATTTTATGACATTTATAGCACTCCACTGTGGATTTATCAAATTAAGAACGTCCACGTCCACGTCCTCTCCCTCGACCATATGAATTTCGTCCTCTTCCTTGTCCCCTTCTAATGTCTTGTTCGACCTTCAATACTTGCTCATCGGGTACACGTTTTAGGAGTTTCTGCTCGTGTACAAGTAATCAACTTTCAAGTTCATCAACTGAAAGTGCATCAAGGTCTTTCGATTCTTCTATCGAGCACACCACCGTTATGAAATTATATGTCAAAGTGTGAAGGATCTTCTCCACAATATTCACATCCGGCATGTCTTCCCCACAATTACGCATATCATTTGCTGTCACCATAATTCTTTGAAAATATGCAGTAACAGATTCACCCGATTTCATCTCCAAAGTCTCAAAATCTCTTCTCAAACGTTGACGCTGGGCTCGTTTCACTCTAGCATTCCCTTGACACttcatcttcatagaatcccatatCTGCTTGGCGGTATTCTTTTGTGAGATTGTTTTTAGGATATGCTTTTCAATGGACTGGAACAAATAGTTTCGAGCCTTCAAATCCTTTAACTTCTTAGCATCCAAACTGATGCGTTCAGCTTCTGTTAATTTTTTTCTATCTTTTTGCTCAGTGTACCCTTCAATGACCACTTGCCAATATTCCTTTGATCGGAGAAGGTTCTTCATTAGTAGGCACCAATGATCGTAATCCCCATTAAACTTGGGTACACAGGGCGTCTGGAATTGATTGTTTTCTTCAGCCATCTCACTCTTCTTTTCTTTGATCGCTCACAAAGTTTGCTCCTAATACCACTTGTAGAAAATACAAAGCAATATCACCAGAG includes these proteins:
- the LOC139854803 gene encoding uncharacterized protein — protein: MAEENNQFQTPCVPKFNGDYDHWCLLMKNLLRSKEYWQVVIEGYTEQKDRKKLTEAERISLDAKKLKDLKARNYLFQSIEKHILKTISQKNTAKQIWDSMKMKCQGNARVKRAQRQRLRRDFETLEMKSGESVTAYFQRIMVTANDMRNCGEDMPDVNIVEKILHTLTYNFITVVCSIEESKDLDALSVDELES